One genomic region from Reichenbachiella ulvae encodes:
- a CDS encoding glycoside hydrolase family 130 protein: MLNIVKEGVILNKTDHEFENEGVLNPAVMQEGDIVHVFYRAVRQGNHSTIGYCQMNGPLEVAERGLAPLLAPEVDSESQGVEDARIVRIDDLYYLTFTAYDGINALGALATSTDLVEFQRMGIIVPQITHEEFLKVTAGTHISRKYNRFHNLHEPDSIRQHNILLSDKNLMFFPRKINGKFYFLHRIRPDIQIASVNAIEELTADYWNDYLLHFDEHILMTSIHEHEISYIGGGCPPIETKAGWLLIYHGVHDTAEGYVYSACAALLDLNEPEKELARLPFPLFKPELDWELKGEVNNVVFPTGTSLFDGRLYIYYGAADTCIAVASVNMSELITELLNHKR, encoded by the coding sequence ATGTTGAACATAGTAAAAGAAGGTGTAATTCTTAACAAAACTGATCATGAGTTTGAGAATGAGGGCGTACTGAATCCTGCTGTCATGCAAGAGGGTGATATAGTCCACGTATTTTACAGAGCGGTACGACAGGGGAATCATTCGACGATTGGTTATTGTCAAATGAATGGTCCGCTCGAGGTAGCTGAGCGAGGGCTTGCGCCTTTGCTGGCACCCGAGGTAGACTCTGAATCTCAGGGAGTAGAAGACGCCAGAATTGTAAGGATCGATGATCTTTATTATCTGACTTTCACTGCCTACGATGGCATCAATGCCTTAGGCGCTCTGGCTACTTCCACAGATCTTGTGGAGTTTCAACGCATGGGCATCATCGTACCGCAAATCACGCATGAGGAATTTTTGAAGGTTACAGCCGGTACCCATATCAGTAGGAAATATAACCGATTTCATAATTTGCATGAACCCGACAGTATTCGTCAACATAATATCCTGCTTTCGGACAAAAACCTCATGTTCTTTCCTAGAAAGATCAATGGGAAGTTTTACTTCCTGCACCGCATCAGGCCTGATATACAGATAGCTTCTGTTAATGCAATTGAGGAGCTCACAGCCGACTATTGGAATGACTATCTGCTCCATTTCGATGAGCATATCTTGATGACTTCTATACATGAGCATGAGATCAGTTACATAGGAGGGGGCTGCCCACCCATCGAGACCAAGGCCGGTTGGTTGCTTATATACCATGGGGTACATGATACAGCAGAAGGGTACGTCTACTCGGCCTGTGCCGCCCTGCTTGACTTGAATGAGCCGGAGAAAGAACTGGCACGCCTGCCTTTCCCACTGTTCAAGCCTGAGCTGGATTGGGAACTGAAAGGAGAAGTCAATAATGTGGTATTTCCTACCGGGACGTCCCTTTTTGATGGCAGGTTGTACATCTACTATGGCGCAGCAGATACCTGCATAGCTGTAGCGTCAGTGAATATGAGTGAGCTAATCACCGAACTACTTAATCACAAAAGATGA
- a CDS encoding bestrophin family protein: MIIKSRIPVSYLFNELKIPLLYVCLIASISGLLPFFFQSFLSDIPISIATTLGIAISILLSYMMNQSYERWWEARKIWGEIVNDSRTLVIQLKMYLNANTANIEALSYRQIAWNHCLGRHLRKTRSIEDLQKWFSEEEYKDIKEKGNIPLAILSLQSSTIAKLYHNNELDKFSQIQIEETIARLTASMGKCERIKNTIFPPIYRYGLHSSIYLFVIFLSLSVAFKLQHFALEFSILVIVSIVFFFLEKAAFRMQDPFENIPTDTPVTFIAEKIESDILEMLGKENNASPQTSSRQFYVL; the protein is encoded by the coding sequence ATGATTATAAAAAGTCGCATTCCAGTATCCTATCTTTTCAATGAACTTAAGATCCCTTTACTCTACGTCTGTTTAATTGCTAGTATTTCGGGGTTGTTACCATTCTTTTTTCAGTCCTTTTTATCCGACATTCCGATCAGCATAGCTACGACCTTGGGTATAGCTATTTCTATTTTGCTGTCCTATATGATGAACCAATCCTACGAGAGATGGTGGGAAGCCAGGAAGATCTGGGGAGAAATAGTAAATGATTCACGAACCCTGGTCATTCAGTTGAAAATGTATCTGAATGCAAATACGGCTAATATTGAAGCGCTTAGTTATCGGCAAATCGCCTGGAATCATTGTTTAGGTCGGCATTTAAGAAAGACTCGTTCGATTGAGGATCTACAAAAGTGGTTTTCTGAAGAAGAATATAAGGACATAAAAGAAAAAGGCAATATACCATTGGCCATCCTATCCTTACAATCAAGCACCATAGCCAAACTGTATCACAATAACGAACTAGACAAATTTTCGCAAATCCAGATTGAAGAGACCATTGCCAGATTAACCGCCTCGATGGGTAAATGTGAAAGGATCAAAAACACCATATTCCCTCCGATATACAGGTATGGGCTTCACAGTAGCATTTACTTATTTGTAATTTTTCTTTCCCTATCTGTAGCTTTCAAATTGCAGCACTTTGCGCTGGAATTCAGCATTTTGGTGATTGTATCCATTGTATTTTTCTTCTTAGAAAAAGCGGCCTTTAGAATGCAGGACCCTTTCGAAAATATCCCCACCGACACACCCGTCACATTCATAGCAGAAAAAATCGAATCTGATATTCTAGAGATGCTCGGCAAAGAAAACAATGCTTCACCTCAAACATCCTCGCGCCAATTTTATGTGCTCTAG
- a CDS encoding prohibitin family protein, producing MQNENIDEIKNMLKGGRLKVLLIGGAIFFLLMIFKPWVQVGAGERGIVQNFGAVQDVVLEEGLHYKIPIVQTVILMDVKIQKAMTDAASSSSDLQDVDLSVALNYHIIPDKANLVYQTIGTQFKERIIDPAIQEVMKAVSARYTAEELITKRPAVSKEMKEALTKRLLVSNISVDAFSIINFSFSETFTEAIEAKQTAKQNALKAKRDLDRIKVEAEQTIAAATAEAEALRLQKMNISPDLIELRKIEANLKAIEKWNGILPRVTGAGAIPLIGVGDVTKNN from the coding sequence ATGCAAAATGAAAACATAGACGAAATTAAAAACATGCTCAAAGGAGGTCGATTAAAAGTGCTGCTGATAGGTGGAGCGATCTTTTTTTTACTTATGATATTTAAACCGTGGGTTCAAGTAGGAGCTGGAGAAAGAGGAATCGTTCAGAACTTTGGTGCGGTGCAGGATGTGGTATTGGAGGAAGGTCTTCATTATAAAATACCGATAGTGCAGACTGTCATTCTAATGGATGTTAAAATTCAAAAGGCCATGACTGATGCAGCCTCTTCATCTTCTGACCTGCAAGACGTAGATTTATCAGTAGCCCTCAACTATCACATCATTCCGGACAAGGCAAACCTGGTTTATCAAACCATTGGTACCCAATTCAAAGAACGGATTATTGATCCGGCTATTCAGGAAGTGATGAAGGCCGTTTCGGCAAGGTATACGGCTGAAGAATTGATTACCAAAAGGCCGGCTGTTAGTAAAGAAATGAAGGAGGCGCTTACCAAGCGTTTACTTGTTTCAAACATCAGTGTAGATGCATTCTCTATCATCAACTTTAGTTTTTCAGAAACCTTCACAGAAGCCATTGAAGCCAAACAGACCGCTAAGCAAAATGCACTGAAAGCCAAAAGAGATCTGGACAGGATAAAGGTGGAAGCCGAGCAAACCATTGCGGCTGCTACAGCAGAAGCCGAAGCACTTCGATTACAGAAAATGAACATTTCTCCGGATCTGATCGAACTCAGAAAAATAGAGGCCAATCTCAAGGCAATTGAAAAGTGGAATGGAATCTTACCGCGGGTGACAGGTGCTGGTGCTATCCCTCTCATAGGTGTAGGGGATGTAACCAAGAATAATTAA
- a CDS encoding ice-binding family protein translates to MNYIKALMVVLLLPLILFTSCESDNDPSPVDGAPNVTSTNPLSNALDVSRSKTVSIVFNEAMDPSSINSTTLTLKQGSTSITGEVAYAGTTATFTPAINLSAAKIYTVTITTGAKNLAGIALTSNTTWNFTTGATAEILVVVNLGSAGDYVILAKTAINNSSTSAIKGNLGLSPAATTFITGLALVDFTGYATSSQVTGNVYAADMADPTPVNLTTAVNNMTTAYNDAAGRPSPDFVELGSGNIGGMTLTSGLYKWSSTVTIPTDLTLTGSATDVWIFQIDGNLTQSAATAITLNGGALAKNIFWQVAGEATFGTTSHFEGVILSMTGITFQTGATMNGSALAQTAVILDSNSITMVE, encoded by the coding sequence ATGAATTATATAAAAGCATTGATGGTAGTTTTGTTACTGCCGCTAATCCTATTTACAAGTTGCGAGAGCGATAACGATCCCTCGCCAGTAGATGGTGCTCCTAATGTTACATCGACGAATCCACTTAGCAATGCCCTAGATGTATCCAGAAGCAAGACCGTTTCCATCGTTTTTAATGAGGCCATGGATCCTTCAAGCATAAACTCCACAACACTTACCCTCAAGCAAGGCAGTACATCCATTACAGGCGAAGTGGCTTATGCAGGTACAACTGCAACCTTTACACCTGCTATAAATTTGAGCGCCGCTAAAATCTATACAGTGACTATTACTACGGGTGCAAAGAATTTAGCCGGGATCGCTCTGACTAGCAACACCACATGGAATTTTACGACAGGAGCAACTGCTGAGATTCTGGTTGTGGTTAATCTTGGTAGTGCAGGTGATTATGTTATACTGGCAAAGACAGCCATCAATAACAGCTCTACATCTGCCATTAAGGGTAATTTGGGTTTAAGCCCTGCTGCCACTACCTTCATAACCGGGCTGGCGCTGGTTGATTTTACGGGTTATGCTACATCCTCGCAAGTGACAGGAAATGTATATGCAGCTGACATGGCTGACCCTACACCAGTCAATCTCACCACCGCTGTTAACAATATGACCACCGCATACAACGATGCAGCTGGAAGACCTTCCCCTGATTTCGTAGAACTAGGTTCTGGAAATATTGGCGGTATGACCTTGACATCCGGTCTGTACAAATGGTCAAGTACAGTGACCATACCAACCGATCTTACCTTGACAGGAAGTGCAACGGATGTATGGATATTCCAAATTGATGGTAATCTGACTCAAAGTGCGGCTACTGCCATTACCCTGAATGGTGGTGCGCTTGCCAAAAATATATTCTGGCAGGTAGCAGGTGAGGCTACATTTGGGACTACTTCACATTTTGAAGGTGTCATTCTGTCTATGACGGGAATCACCTTTCAGACGGGAGCGACCATGAATGGGAGTGCCCTTGCACAGACAGCTGTGATACTGGACTCCAATTCTATAACCATGGTTGAATAA
- a CDS encoding glycosyltransferase — protein sequence MNEEQLLVITSFPPRKCGIATYSADLIQAIDEKYTRDFTVGICALLKEDDQNDYPSEVKYFLKTEIKEDYTRLAEAINEDKSICAVYLQHEFGLYGGELGSYLIDLLEKLKVPVITTFHTILSDPSEERKTIVQQIAERSAQLILMTKRSASILQSDYQIDEDKITIIPHGTHLIKPRKIQKLENVPFPDKTILSTFGLISEGKSIETALDALPSIADKFPNVLYLIIGKTHPEVLAVEGEKYRDFLRDRVKELKIDKHVLFINKFLALKILLEYLQRTDIYLFTSKDPQQAVSGTLAYAMSAGCPVVSTPIPHSLELTAGAGINFDFQNSRQLADAVITILSDSQLMEEMWMNGLHNIRPTSWQNAAIAHIEIVRETLKTEDFYLTPNYKYPAISLGHIKRMTTDFGMIQFAKVAEPDKASGYTLDDNARALIAITKHFDQTGNFKDLHLINTYLEFILFCQQEDGSFLNYVTIDQQFFEKNRDENLEDANGRAIWALGEFLDLRHVISFHLHAEVETAFLESFEIIRHLKSPRAMAFSIKGLNCYYQYCHDPETLKLITQLADNLVSKYRGVSNENWQWYEPYLTYANAVLPEAMLIAGQSTNSELYKSTAKKTFDFLLSITHENDRIMMISNIEKHVEGKARTSFGEQPIEYAYTILALDKFSQEYGELEYVDQLKATFNWFLGDNHLHQIIYNPCTGGCYDGLEEHHVNLNQGAESTVSYLLSRLTMERYI from the coding sequence ATGAACGAGGAACAGTTATTAGTGATTACTTCATTTCCACCCAGAAAATGTGGAATTGCTACCTACAGTGCGGACCTGATACAGGCGATAGATGAGAAATACACCAGAGATTTTACGGTCGGGATTTGCGCATTGCTCAAAGAAGACGATCAAAACGATTATCCTTCTGAGGTAAAATACTTCCTGAAAACAGAGATAAAAGAAGATTATACCAGATTAGCAGAAGCCATCAACGAAGACAAGAGCATTTGTGCCGTCTATCTGCAACACGAATTTGGGCTTTATGGTGGGGAATTGGGGAGCTATCTCATTGACCTTTTAGAGAAGCTAAAAGTGCCGGTGATTACCACTTTTCATACGATTTTGTCAGATCCATCAGAAGAGAGAAAGACTATTGTTCAGCAAATTGCGGAGCGATCAGCCCAGTTGATCCTGATGACCAAACGCTCTGCCAGTATTCTCCAATCTGATTATCAAATTGATGAAGATAAAATAACCATCATCCCGCACGGTACGCATTTAATCAAACCCCGGAAAATCCAAAAACTGGAAAATGTACCTTTTCCTGATAAAACCATTTTGTCCACCTTTGGACTGATCAGTGAAGGAAAAAGTATCGAAACGGCATTGGATGCCTTGCCGAGCATTGCTGACAAATTTCCAAATGTGCTTTATCTGATCATAGGGAAAACGCATCCAGAAGTGCTGGCTGTTGAGGGAGAAAAGTATAGGGATTTTCTCCGTGATAGGGTGAAAGAGCTAAAAATTGATAAGCATGTGTTGTTTATCAATAAGTTTCTCGCCCTTAAAATATTGCTGGAATATTTACAGCGTACAGACATTTACCTGTTTACATCCAAAGACCCACAACAAGCGGTGAGTGGCACGCTGGCCTATGCCATGTCCGCAGGCTGTCCAGTTGTATCCACGCCCATTCCTCATTCTCTAGAGCTGACAGCAGGTGCTGGGATCAATTTCGATTTTCAGAACTCCAGACAGCTGGCAGATGCAGTGATTACCATACTTTCTGATTCCCAGTTGATGGAGGAGATGTGGATGAATGGCCTGCATAATATCCGACCTACTTCCTGGCAAAATGCCGCCATCGCTCATATTGAGATCGTCAGAGAAACCTTAAAAACTGAAGACTTTTACCTGACACCAAACTATAAGTATCCAGCCATTTCTTTGGGTCATATCAAACGGATGACAACCGATTTTGGCATGATTCAATTTGCCAAAGTAGCCGAGCCAGACAAAGCCTCTGGATATACCCTTGACGACAATGCCAGGGCTTTGATTGCCATCACGAAACATTTCGATCAAACTGGTAATTTTAAAGACCTTCATTTAATCAATACCTATCTGGAGTTTATCCTTTTCTGCCAACAGGAGGACGGCTCCTTTTTGAATTATGTAACGATCGACCAACAGTTTTTTGAAAAAAACAGGGACGAAAACCTTGAAGATGCCAATGGGAGAGCCATCTGGGCATTGGGGGAGTTTCTCGATTTGCGTCATGTCATTAGTTTCCATCTACACGCTGAGGTCGAAACGGCTTTTCTAGAAAGCTTTGAGATAATCCGTCATCTTAAGTCTCCCAGGGCTATGGCCTTTAGTATCAAAGGCCTCAATTGTTATTATCAATATTGCCATGATCCAGAAACGCTAAAACTAATCACTCAACTAGCGGATAATCTGGTGTCAAAATACCGGGGTGTATCCAACGAAAACTGGCAATGGTATGAGCCATATCTGACTTATGCCAATGCAGTCCTGCCGGAGGCGATGCTTATAGCTGGTCAATCCACCAATAGTGAACTTTATAAATCAACTGCTAAGAAAACCTTTGATTTCCTATTGTCTATTACCCACGAGAATGATCGGATCATGATGATTTCCAATATCGAAAAACATGTCGAAGGTAAGGCTAGAACATCTTTTGGTGAGCAACCTATCGAGTATGCCTATACGATTTTGGCCCTTGACAAATTCAGTCAGGAGTACGGTGAGTTAGAATATGTAGATCAGTTGAAAGCCACATTCAATTGGTTTTTGGGAGACAATCATTTGCACCAAATCATTTATAATCCATGCACGGGTGGATGCTATGATGGACTGGAAGAACACCACGTCAACCTCAATCAGGGTGCAGAATCTACCGTCAGCTATTTGCTGTCAAGGCTGACCATGGAGCGATATATTTAG
- a CDS encoding cupin domain-containing protein yields MSNQEQEKGKDFIMVEIIQYIPNAVVTKTILRKTTGNVTLSSFDSGQGLTEKHSPFDTLIQVIDGQAQVVIDDQSHQLDTGQSLVIPAHSRNSIKANVCFKMISTVIKSGYEEVSI; encoded by the coding sequence GTGAGTAATCAAGAGCAGGAAAAAGGTAAGGACTTTATTATGGTCGAGATCATTCAATACATTCCCAATGCTGTAGTGACCAAAACGATCCTTAGAAAGACAACCGGAAACGTGACCTTGTCATCATTTGACTCTGGTCAGGGTCTGACAGAAAAACACTCTCCTTTTGATACCCTGATCCAGGTCATAGACGGTCAGGCCCAGGTGGTCATAGACGATCAATCTCATCAATTGGACACGGGACAATCTTTGGTGATCCCTGCACATAGTCGAAACAGTATCAAAGCCAATGTATGCTTTAAGATGATATCGACAGTGATCAAGAGTGGGTATGAGGAAGTCAGTATCTAA